One region of Qipengyuania gaetbuli genomic DNA includes:
- the ahpF gene encoding alkyl hydroperoxide reductase subunit F, which produces MLDTAMKQQLSTYLANLREPIELVASLGDDAKSAQTRELLEEIAALHELVSASFDGTDARKPSFVIRRASDAEKWVRFAGLPMGHEFTSLVLALLWAGGHPPKVDADLIEQVRGLEGDYNFEMYFSLSCHNCPDVVQALTLMALENPRITATLIEGGTHKDEVEAREIMAVPATFLNGEPFYNGKMELAEILAKLDTGSEEKAAEKLSAKGPFEVLVIGGGPAGAATAIYTARKGFRTGIAAERFGGQLHDTLGIENLPGTPYTEGPKLAGELKRHVGEYDIDLMDLAKAVKLVPSTKEGGLHTVELGNGASLKARSLILATGARWRNLGVPGEAEYRNKGVAYCPHCDGPLFKGKRIAVIGGGNSGVEAAIDLAKIVDHVTLIEYDEKLRADEVLQAKLRSLPNVEIVTSGQTTEITGENGKVNGLVLKDRKSGSERRVALEGVFVQIGLVPNTEWLQDSGLELTKFGEIVTDEEGRTNVPGIFGAGDVTDVPYKQIVVAMGEGSKAGLSAFDYLIRTEPVEDIAQAA; this is translated from the coding sequence ATGCTCGACACCGCGATGAAGCAGCAGCTCTCGACCTATCTCGCCAATCTGCGCGAGCCGATCGAACTCGTCGCCTCGCTGGGCGATGACGCCAAGTCCGCGCAGACGCGCGAACTGTTGGAGGAAATCGCCGCGCTGCACGAACTCGTCAGCGCGAGCTTCGACGGGACCGACGCGCGCAAGCCCAGCTTTGTCATCCGGCGCGCCAGCGATGCGGAAAAGTGGGTGCGCTTCGCGGGCCTGCCGATGGGCCACGAGTTCACCAGCCTCGTCCTCGCCCTGCTGTGGGCCGGCGGACACCCGCCCAAGGTCGATGCCGACCTCATCGAACAGGTCCGCGGCCTCGAAGGCGATTACAATTTCGAGATGTATTTCTCGCTATCCTGCCACAACTGCCCCGACGTGGTGCAGGCGCTGACGCTGATGGCGCTGGAAAACCCGCGCATAACCGCCACGCTGATCGAAGGCGGCACGCACAAGGACGAGGTCGAGGCACGGGAAATCATGGCGGTGCCCGCGACCTTTCTCAACGGCGAGCCCTTCTACAACGGCAAGATGGAATTGGCCGAGATCCTCGCCAAGCTCGACACGGGCAGCGAGGAGAAGGCGGCAGAAAAGCTGTCGGCCAAGGGCCCGTTCGAAGTGCTCGTCATCGGCGGCGGTCCGGCAGGCGCGGCGACTGCAATCTACACTGCGCGCAAGGGCTTTCGCACCGGTATCGCGGCGGAACGCTTCGGCGGGCAGCTGCACGACACGCTCGGCATCGAGAACCTCCCCGGCACGCCCTATACCGAAGGGCCGAAGCTGGCTGGCGAATTGAAGCGCCACGTGGGCGAATATGACATCGACCTGATGGATCTCGCCAAGGCCGTGAAGCTCGTCCCCTCCACCAAGGAAGGCGGTCTGCACACAGTCGAGCTTGGCAATGGCGCAAGCCTAAAGGCCCGCAGCCTGATCCTTGCGACGGGTGCCCGCTGGCGCAATCTCGGCGTGCCGGGCGAGGCGGAATACCGCAACAAGGGTGTCGCCTATTGCCCGCACTGCGACGGTCCGCTGTTCAAGGGCAAGCGCATCGCGGTGATCGGCGGCGGCAATTCGGGAGTCGAGGCGGCCATCGACCTCGCCAAGATCGTCGACCACGTCACGCTGATCGAATATGACGAGAAGCTGCGCGCCGACGAAGTGCTGCAGGCCAAGCTACGCAGCCTCCCCAATGTCGAGATCGTCACCAGCGGCCAGACGACCGAGATCACCGGCGAGAACGGCAAGGTGAACGGCCTCGTCCTCAAGGACCGCAAGTCGGGTTCGGAACGCCGCGTCGCGCTGGAAGGCGTGTTCGTCCAGATCGGCCTCGTGCCGAACACCGAATGGCTGCAGGACTCGGGCCTCGAGCTGACCAAGTTCGGCGAGATCGTCACCGACGAGGAAGGCCGCACCAATGTGCCCGGCATCTTCGGCGCAGGCGATGTGACCGACGTGCCTTACAAGCAGATCGTCGTCGCCATGGGCGAAGGTTCGAAAGCGGGCCTGTCCGCCTTCGATTACCTGATCCGCACCGAGCCGGTCGAGGACATCGCCCAGGCCGCCTGA
- a CDS encoding energy transducer TonB, with translation MGAVLADRSPRSAAGNRRLDWRSAGIAAGLTISQFALLLIALQMRAAVPEPPQPLPVIQLPKAAPEPPPPVPDPPAAEPDIAGGAPAPEVARSLPLAPIVLTEPEPVMVAVERPDLALVPPSAITGPGGTGLGGIGTGTGSGIGNGKGGGGEAAAPKRLVRLSWAPSMRFERLHRYYPDAAKSERIAGVARLDCEIIRRDRVRDCRLLGEAPAQYGFGEAALQAEGVYRLQLRERNGTRIYGERIILNAHFKPPPGGKKP, from the coding sequence ATGGGAGCTGTCCTCGCAGACCGATCCCCGCGCTCCGCGGCAGGAAACAGGCGCCTCGACTGGCGCAGCGCCGGCATTGCGGCCGGCCTGACGATCTCGCAATTCGCGCTCCTGCTGATAGCCCTCCAGATGCGTGCCGCAGTGCCCGAACCGCCGCAGCCGCTCCCGGTGATCCAGCTACCCAAAGCTGCGCCCGAACCGCCGCCGCCGGTGCCCGATCCGCCTGCGGCAGAGCCGGACATTGCGGGCGGCGCACCTGCCCCCGAAGTAGCGCGCAGCCTGCCGTTGGCCCCGATCGTCCTGACGGAACCGGAACCGGTCATGGTCGCTGTCGAGCGGCCTGATCTCGCCCTTGTACCGCCTTCCGCCATAACCGGGCCGGGTGGAACCGGGCTGGGCGGCATCGGAACGGGCACGGGGTCGGGCATAGGCAACGGCAAGGGCGGTGGCGGCGAGGCGGCCGCGCCGAAGCGGCTGGTCCGGCTGAGCTGGGCCCCGTCGATGCGGTTCGAGCGGTTGCATCGCTACTATCCCGACGCGGCAAAGTCCGAACGGATTGCAGGCGTCGCCCGCCTCGATTGCGAGATCATCCGCCGCGACCGGGTGCGTGATTGCCGCCTGCTTGGAGAAGCGCCTGCCCAGTACGGCTTCGGTGAGGCGGCCTTGCAGGCAGAGGGCGTCTATCGCCTGCAACTGCGCGAGCGCAACGGTACGCGCATCTATGGCGAACGGATCATCCTGAACGCGCATTTCAAGCCCCCGCCCGGAGGCAAGAAGCCCTAG
- the aroC gene encoding chorismate synthase: protein MSWNTFGRVLRFTTWGESHGPAIGAIVDGCPPGIALAEGDLQPFLDARKPGQNKFTTQRKEADEVRILSGVFEGKTTGTPISLLIENTDQRSKDYSEIANTYRPGHADYAYDAKYGFRDYRGGGRSSARETAMRVAAGAVARKVIPEVKIIAYVAEIGGDRIDPANFDAAEIGRNPFWCPDAAAAKRWEALVDETRKAGSSLGAVVECVATGVPAGWGAPIYAKLDSDLAAGMMSINAAKGVEIGDGFEAARLTGEQNADAMSPGENGPEFAANHAGGIAGGISTGQPVVCRVAFKPTSSILTPVASIDRQGEATQVRTKGRHDPCVGIRGTPVVEAMVALVLADHKLLHRGQTGR, encoded by the coding sequence ATGAGCTGGAACACTTTCGGACGCGTGCTTCGCTTCACCACCTGGGGGGAAAGCCATGGCCCCGCCATCGGCGCGATCGTCGACGGGTGCCCGCCGGGCATCGCGCTGGCCGAAGGCGACCTCCAGCCCTTCCTCGATGCGAGGAAGCCCGGGCAAAACAAGTTCACCACGCAGCGCAAGGAGGCGGACGAGGTCCGCATCCTGTCGGGCGTGTTCGAGGGAAAGACAACCGGCACGCCGATCAGCCTGCTGATCGAGAACACCGACCAGCGATCGAAGGACTATTCCGAGATCGCGAACACCTATCGCCCCGGCCATGCCGACTATGCCTATGACGCGAAATACGGCTTTCGCGACTATCGCGGCGGCGGGCGGTCCAGCGCGCGCGAGACGGCGATGCGCGTGGCGGCAGGCGCGGTGGCGCGAAAGGTCATCCCCGAAGTCAAGATCATCGCTTACGTCGCCGAAATCGGCGGCGACCGGATCGATCCGGCGAATTTCGACGCTGCCGAGATCGGCCGCAATCCCTTCTGGTGCCCGGATGCAGCCGCCGCCAAGCGCTGGGAAGCGCTGGTCGACGAGACACGGAAGGCCGGATCATCTCTCGGCGCGGTGGTCGAATGCGTCGCCACCGGCGTTCCGGCGGGCTGGGGCGCGCCGATCTATGCCAAGCTCGACAGCGACCTTGCCGCAGGGATGATGAGCATCAATGCGGCCAAGGGCGTGGAAATCGGCGACGGCTTCGAGGCAGCGCGCCTGACCGGCGAACAGAACGCCGATGCGATGTCACCGGGCGAAAACGGCCCAGAATTCGCGGCCAACCATGCAGGCGGCATCGCGGGCGGTATCTCCACCGGCCAACCGGTGGTCTGCCGCGTCGCTTTCAAGCCGACCAGTTCGATCCTCACCCCCGTCGCCAGTATCGACCGGCAGGGCGAGGCGACACAGGTGCGCACCAAGGGCCGCCACGACCCTTGCGTCGGTATTCGCGGGACACCGGTGGTGGAAGCGATGGTGGCGCTGGTGCTGGCGGACCACAAGCTGCTCCACCGCGGACAGACGGGTCGCTGA
- a CDS encoding prolyl hydroxylase family protein: MTLLGRLAGLLRPRPVDPMADPQILSAIGSSVRERLLADPRAQERGRSKADLFLLPGFLAPAECERLIATIESRIQPSKLFNERKVPNARTSSTHFFAQEAPETLALGHKIDEVTGIARSHAETIQGQRYRVGEEYRHHRDYFREERDHWQNERRRGGQRSWTAMVYLNAVEAGGETEFPELGLTVRPEPGLLIAWDNMDRSGRPNRNTRHAALPVISGEKYVITQWYRQEEWSRNYR; this comes from the coding sequence GTGACGCTGCTCGGCCGCCTGGCGGGACTGCTGCGCCCACGCCCGGTCGACCCCATGGCCGACCCGCAAATCCTTTCCGCCATCGGCTCCAGCGTCCGCGAGCGGCTGCTTGCCGACCCGCGCGCGCAGGAGCGTGGCCGCTCCAAGGCCGATCTATTCCTGCTGCCCGGCTTCCTCGCGCCTGCAGAGTGCGAACGGCTGATCGCCACCATCGAAAGTCGCATCCAGCCCTCAAAGCTGTTCAACGAGCGCAAGGTGCCAAACGCGCGCACCAGCTCGACACATTTCTTCGCGCAGGAAGCGCCGGAAACGCTCGCGCTCGGGCACAAGATCGACGAAGTCACCGGCATTGCGCGCAGCCACGCGGAAACCATCCAGGGCCAGCGTTACCGCGTGGGCGAAGAATACCGCCACCACCGCGACTATTTCCGCGAGGAACGCGACCACTGGCAGAACGAGCGGCGGCGCGGCGGGCAGCGTAGCTGGACCGCGATGGTCTACCTCAACGCGGTGGAAGCAGGCGGGGAGACCGAATTTCCTGAACTCGGCCTAACCGTCAGGCCCGAACCCGGCCTGCTCATTGCATGGGACAATATGGACCGCAGCGGGCGCCCCAACCGGAATACGCGCCATGCCGCACTGCCTGTCATCAGCGGGGAGAAATACGTGATCACGCAGTGGTACCGGCAGGAAGAATGGAGTCGCAATTACCGCTGA
- the katG gene encoding catalase/peroxidase HPI: MDAKTGDISGCPFHGSAGTRSLFGRTNRDWWPDQLDLEILTEGGRAADPMGEDFDYCEAFNALDYNALKKDLTDLMTDSQPWWPADYGHYGPFFIRMAWHAAGTYRTGDGRGGGGSGQQRFAPLNSWPDNGNLDKARRLLWPIKQKYGKHISWADLFILTGNVAIESMGGPVFGFGGGRKDVFDPETVYWGTEEQWVDTGAETRILPDEGKALENPLAAIQMGLIYVNPEGPGGNPNDWEGMARDMKETFARMAMNDEETVALTAGGHAFGKAHGAKPSDTFSGAPEGETLHRMGFGWLTDPEEIEKGHITTSGIEGAWTPNPTQWGGDYFRLLFKYDYELVQSPAGANQWQPINPDPEDMAPDARDPSKKVPTMMTTADMALKRDPDYRKISERFRDDQAALDDAFARAWFKLCHRDMGPKVRYLGPEVPTEDLIWQDPVPAGKQASDSAVADFKAKVLASGLSVAELVKAAWASASTYRNSDHRGGANGARIRLSPMKDWKANEPDKLAKVLAKLDELRGDLSMADAIVIAGSAAVEKAAKDAGFDVSVPVTTGRGDASQEQTDAESFEPLEPFADGFRNYLKTKASVKTEDMLVDKAHLLGLSIPEMTVLVGGLRAMGAVYGDKPLGVLTDTPGKLDNSFFVNLLEMGTVWEVVDESGDEEFVGRCRIKGAEKWRATRTDLVFGSNSRLRAVAEVYAENGNEEKFVRDFVKAWTKVMDADRFDLSYAKYHK, translated from the coding sequence ATGGACGCCAAGACCGGAGATATCAGCGGTTGTCCTTTCCACGGCAGCGCCGGCACGCGCTCGCTGTTCGGCCGTACCAACCGCGACTGGTGGCCCGACCAGCTCGACCTTGAAATCCTGACCGAAGGCGGCCGCGCGGCCGACCCGATGGGAGAGGATTTCGACTATTGCGAAGCCTTCAACGCGCTCGACTACAACGCGCTCAAGAAGGATCTCACCGACCTGATGACCGACAGCCAGCCCTGGTGGCCGGCAGACTATGGTCACTATGGCCCCTTCTTCATCCGCATGGCCTGGCACGCAGCCGGTACCTATCGCACGGGCGATGGCCGTGGCGGCGGCGGCAGCGGCCAACAGCGCTTTGCTCCGCTCAACAGCTGGCCGGACAACGGCAACCTCGACAAGGCTCGCCGCCTGCTGTGGCCGATCAAGCAGAAGTACGGCAAGCACATCAGCTGGGCCGACCTGTTCATCCTCACCGGCAACGTCGCCATTGAATCGATGGGTGGCCCCGTCTTCGGCTTCGGCGGCGGCCGCAAGGACGTGTTCGATCCGGAAACCGTCTACTGGGGCACGGAAGAACAGTGGGTCGACACCGGGGCGGAAACCCGCATCCTGCCCGACGAGGGCAAGGCGCTGGAAAACCCGCTGGCAGCGATCCAGATGGGCCTCATCTACGTCAATCCCGAAGGTCCGGGCGGCAATCCCAACGACTGGGAAGGCATGGCACGCGACATGAAGGAAACCTTCGCGCGCATGGCCATGAACGACGAGGAAACCGTCGCGCTGACCGCCGGTGGCCACGCCTTCGGCAAGGCCCACGGCGCAAAGCCTTCGGACACCTTCTCGGGCGCGCCGGAAGGCGAAACCCTGCACCGCATGGGCTTCGGCTGGCTGACCGATCCGGAAGAAATCGAGAAGGGTCACATCACCACCTCGGGTATCGAAGGCGCCTGGACGCCTAACCCGACGCAGTGGGGTGGCGACTACTTCCGCCTGCTGTTCAAGTACGATTACGAGCTCGTCCAGAGCCCGGCCGGTGCGAACCAGTGGCAGCCGATCAATCCCGATCCGGAAGACATGGCACCCGATGCGCGGGACCCGAGCAAGAAGGTTCCGACCATGATGACCACCGCCGACATGGCGCTGAAGCGTGACCCGGACTATCGCAAGATTTCCGAACGCTTCCGCGACGACCAGGCGGCGCTGGACGATGCCTTCGCCCGCGCATGGTTCAAGCTGTGCCACCGCGACATGGGTCCCAAGGTCCGTTACCTCGGCCCCGAAGTGCCCACCGAAGACCTGATCTGGCAGGACCCCGTCCCCGCCGGCAAGCAGGCCTCGGACAGCGCGGTTGCCGACTTCAAGGCCAAGGTCCTCGCCAGCGGCCTGTCGGTTGCCGAACTGGTCAAGGCGGCCTGGGCTTCGGCCTCGACCTACCGCAATTCGGACCACCGCGGCGGCGCCAATGGTGCCCGTATCCGCCTCTCGCCGATGAAGGACTGGAAGGCGAACGAGCCCGACAAGCTCGCCAAGGTCCTGGCCAAGCTCGACGAGCTGCGCGGCGACCTCTCGATGGCCGACGCCATCGTGATCGCCGGTTCGGCTGCAGTCGAGAAAGCAGCCAAGGATGCAGGCTTCGACGTCTCTGTCCCGGTTACCACCGGTCGCGGCGATGCAAGCCAGGAGCAGACCGATGCCGAGAGCTTCGAGCCGCTTGAGCCCTTCGCCGACGGCTTCCGCAACTACCTCAAGACCAAGGCTTCGGTGAAGACCGAGGACATGCTGGTCGACAAGGCACACCTGCTCGGTCTCTCCATCCCCGAGATGACCGTGCTGGTCGGCGGGTTGCGCGCAATGGGCGCGGTCTATGGCGACAAACCGCTGGGCGTGCTCACCGACACGCCGGGCAAGCTCGACAATTCCTTCTTCGTGAACCTGCTCGAGATGGGCACGGTGTGGGAAGTGGTCGACGAGAGCGGTGACGAGGAATTCGTCGGTCGCTGCCGGATCAAGGGCGCAGAGAAGTGGCGCGCCACGCGCACCGACCTCGTCTTCGGTTCGAACTCGCGCCTGCGCGCCGTGGCCGAAGTCTATGCCGAGAATGGCAACGAGGAAAAGTTCGTGCGCGACTTTGTCAAGGCCTGGACCAAGGTCATGGACGCGGACCGCTTCGACCTCAGCTACGCCAAGTACCACAAATAA
- a CDS encoding DsrE family protein, with amino-acid sequence MRITIAMVAVALMATGASAQDMSAFKPGPVFPQFGPHAPVAGIGQVPADTEFAIAFDVAKPADEGMVNRGFESAARFINMHVAHGVPEDNIRIAVVVHGKAVMDLLAKPENTSADMVQVMLGEGVRFIVCGQSAAAYGVKQEDLLPGVEMALSAMTAHALLQQRGYTVNPF; translated from the coding sequence ATGCGTATCACGATAGCAATGGTGGCAGTCGCGCTGATGGCGACCGGCGCTTCAGCCCAGGACATGAGCGCCTTCAAGCCGGGCCCGGTCTTCCCGCAATTCGGCCCGCACGCGCCGGTCGCAGGGATCGGGCAGGTGCCCGCCGATACCGAGTTCGCCATCGCTTTCGACGTGGCAAAGCCGGCGGACGAGGGCATGGTCAACCGGGGCTTCGAAAGCGCGGCGCGCTTCATCAACATGCACGTCGCCCACGGCGTGCCGGAAGACAACATCCGCATCGCCGTGGTCGTCCACGGCAAGGCAGTGATGGATTTGCTCGCCAAGCCCGAAAACACCTCTGCCGACATGGTGCAGGTCATGCTGGGCGAAGGCGTGCGCTTCATCGTCTGCGGCCAGAGCGCGGCGGCCTATGGCGTGAAGCAGGAGGACCTGCTGCCGGGCGTCGAAATGGCGCTCTCCGCCATGACCGCCCACGCATTGCTGCAGCAACGCGGCTATACGGTGAACCCGTTTTGA
- the ruvB gene encoding Holliday junction branch migration DNA helicase RuvB, which yields MTEPVPLHSPERQPEDPDAALRPKSLSEFVGQKAARENLRVFIEAAKNRGEAMDHVLFFGPPGLGKTTLAQIVSKELGVGFRATSGPVIAKAGDLAALLTNLEPNDVLFIDEIHRLNPVVEEVLYPAMEDRALDIIIGEGPSARSVRIDLPPFTLVGATTRQGLLTTPLRDRFGIPVRLNFYTEDELLKVVTRGAGLLGMGIDEGGAREIARRSRGTPRVAGRLMRRVRDFASVLGEAVVTTRVADEALTRLEVDSLGLDAMDRRYLTMIATTYKGGPVGVETLAAGLSEPRDTVEEVIEPYLIQLGLIARTARGRMLNDGGWQHLGMSAPRAAGQSDMFDK from the coding sequence ATGACCGAACCCGTTCCCCTCCATTCGCCCGAGCGGCAGCCGGAAGACCCGGACGCGGCGCTGCGGCCCAAGAGCCTGTCCGAATTCGTCGGGCAGAAGGCGGCGCGCGAGAACCTTCGCGTCTTCATCGAGGCGGCGAAGAACCGCGGCGAGGCGATGGACCATGTGCTGTTCTTCGGCCCTCCGGGCCTCGGCAAGACCACGCTGGCGCAGATCGTGTCGAAGGAACTCGGCGTCGGTTTCCGTGCCACCAGCGGGCCGGTGATCGCCAAGGCGGGTGATCTGGCCGCGCTGCTCACCAACCTTGAACCCAACGACGTCCTCTTCATCGACGAGATCCACCGGCTTAATCCGGTGGTCGAGGAAGTGCTCTATCCCGCGATGGAGGACCGCGCGCTCGACATCATCATCGGCGAGGGGCCTAGCGCGCGGAGCGTGCGGATCGATTTGCCGCCCTTCACCCTTGTAGGCGCGACCACGCGGCAGGGGCTGCTCACCACGCCGCTGCGCGACCGTTTCGGCATCCCGGTGCGGCTCAATTTCTACACCGAGGATGAGCTGCTGAAGGTCGTGACCCGCGGTGCAGGCCTGCTCGGCATGGGCATCGACGAGGGCGGGGCGCGCGAGATCGCCCGCCGTTCGCGCGGCACCCCGCGTGTCGCAGGCCGCCTGATGCGCCGTGTGCGCGATTTTGCCAGCGTGCTGGGCGAAGCGGTGGTGACTACCCGGGTGGCCGACGAGGCGCTGACCCGGCTCGAGGTCGACAGCCTTGGTCTCGATGCGATGGACCGGCGCTACCTCACCATGATCGCGACCACCTACAAGGGCGGTCCGGTGGGCGTGGAGACGCTGGCAGCGGGCCTCAGCGAACCGCGCGACACGGTGGAAGAAGTGATCGAGCCCTATCTCATCCAGCTGGGGCTGATCGCACGCACCGCGCGCGGGCGGATGCTCAACGATGGCGGCTGGCAGCATCTCGGCATGAGCGCGCCGCGCGCCGCGGGGCAGTCGGACATGTTCGACAAATAG
- a CDS encoding MYXO-CTERM sorting domain-containing protein: MSVKAALAKLSATAAGGALVVGGAVHVAERPITDAPSYKSKSIKQAKAKPVPIKRAKPPVRAARTIPQRVLECVPADSPEAAYDPNNVCPPVQRVVMTPVPLPPLPQAAPPSGGGGSRSIQGGYGGGYGGGFGGGFFGGFFGGGSSGGSVVVNSTTTTGGDLPPINITTTSSTSTGGSSTSTSTGGISTSTGEVSTSSSTSTSTSTGSVSSSTGEVSSTTTSSSSGDVTSSTSSSTSGDVSSSTSTSSSTSGDVSSSTSTSSSTSSSTSGDITSSTSTSGDLSSSTSSSTSTSTSTSTSGGTTTGGPPPPPPPPPPPPPPPPPPPPPPPPSSTSSGTEVPAPPMMALFGLGAAAILGRRRLRQVRGAKGAKA; the protein is encoded by the coding sequence ATGTCGGTCAAAGCAGCGCTTGCCAAATTGTCAGCCACCGCCGCCGGCGGTGCGCTCGTCGTTGGTGGCGCGGTCCACGTGGCCGAACGCCCGATCACCGATGCGCCGAGCTACAAATCCAAGAGCATCAAGCAGGCCAAGGCCAAGCCGGTCCCGATCAAGCGGGCCAAGCCTCCGGTCCGCGCCGCGCGCACCATTCCGCAGCGTGTGCTCGAATGCGTTCCCGCCGATTCGCCCGAAGCGGCCTATGATCCCAACAACGTCTGCCCGCCGGTGCAGCGCGTGGTGATGACCCCCGTGCCGCTACCCCCGCTGCCGCAGGCGGCCCCGCCGTCGGGTGGCGGCGGCTCGCGCTCGATCCAGGGCGGCTATGGAGGCGGATACGGCGGCGGCTTCGGCGGCGGTTTCTTCGGCGGCTTCTTCGGCGGCGGATCGAGCGGCGGAAGCGTTGTCGTCAATTCGACCACCACCACGGGCGGCGACCTGCCCCCGATCAACATAACCACTACGTCGAGCACCAGCACCGGTGGCAGCTCGACCAGCACGTCGACCGGCGGCATCAGCACCTCCACGGGCGAGGTCAGCACCTCCAGCTCGACGTCCACCTCGACCAGCACGGGCAGCGTTTCCAGCTCGACGGGCGAAGTGTCCTCGACCACCACCTCGTCCAGCTCGGGTGATGTCACCAGCTCCACGTCCAGCTCGACCTCGGGCGACGTGTCGAGCTCGACGTCGACCTCGTCCTCGACCTCGGGCGATGTGAGCAGCTCGACCTCGACCTCCAGTTCGACGTCCTCGTCGACTTCGGGCGACATCACCAGCTCGACCTCGACCAGCGGCGACTTGAGCTCAAGCACGAGTTCCTCGACCAGCACGAGTACCAGCACTTCGACATCCGGTGGCACGACGACTGGCGGCCCGCCGCCGCCTCCGCCTCCGCCGCCGCCGCCCCCGCCCCCGCCGCCTCCCCCGCCGCCTCCCCCGCCGCCGTCGAGCACGAGCAGCGGAACGGAAGTGCCGGCACCGCCGATGATGGCGCTGTTCGGTCTGGGCGCGGCCGCGATCCTTGGCCGGCGACGCCTGCGCCAGGTACGCGGCGCGAAAGGCGCGAAGGCCTGA
- the ruvA gene encoding Holliday junction branch migration protein RuvA — MIAKLKGLLDDTGADWAVIDVAGVGYLVHCSTKTLAALGEKGEACTLYTDLQVSENDMRLLGFAEAAERDWFRLLTQVQGVGSKVALAILSALSTAEVQQACASGDAATVARANGVGPKLAGRIVNELKDKAGALPSSGGGAAMAVTPAGGASADAVSALENLGFKPAVAARAVAAAQGELGEGASEGDLIRIALKRAAG; from the coding sequence ATGATTGCGAAGCTCAAGGGCCTGCTCGACGATACCGGTGCCGACTGGGCGGTGATCGACGTCGCCGGCGTCGGCTATCTCGTCCATTGTTCGACCAAGACGCTCGCAGCGCTGGGCGAGAAGGGCGAGGCCTGCACGCTCTACACCGACCTTCAGGTGAGCGAGAATGACATGCGGCTGCTCGGTTTCGCCGAAGCGGCGGAGCGCGACTGGTTCCGCCTGCTCACCCAGGTTCAGGGCGTGGGCAGCAAGGTGGCGCTGGCTATCCTGTCCGCGCTCTCGACCGCAGAGGTGCAGCAAGCCTGCGCCAGCGGCGATGCCGCAACGGTCGCCCGCGCGAACGGCGTGGGCCCGAAACTGGCGGGGCGCATCGTCAACGAGCTGAAGGACAAGGCGGGCGCGCTGCCTTCCTCGGGCGGCGGCGCGGCGATGGCCGTAACTCCGGCGGGCGGAGCCAGCGCCGATGCGGTGAGCGCGCTCGAGAACCTGGGTTTCAAGCCCGCCGTCGCGGCGCGGGCAGTAGCTGCCGCGCAAGGCGAACTGGGCGAAGGCGCGAGCGAGGGCGACCTCATCCGCATCGCGTTGAAGCGGGCAGCGGGATAA
- the ahpC gene encoding alkyl hydroperoxide reductase subunit C: MGIIGSQIKPFKATAFQAGKDFYDVTDEDVRGKWAVFFFYPADFTFVCPTELEDLGEHYEMLQKLDVEVYGVSTDTHFSHKAWHDTSEKIGKLNFPFLGDQNHELAKNFDVLREGVGLADRATFVVDPDGVIQLVEQTCEGVGRNANELVRKIRAAQYVRNNPGQVCPAAWEEGSETLAPSLDLVGKI; encoded by the coding sequence ATGGGTATCATCGGAAGCCAGATCAAACCGTTCAAGGCCACCGCCTTCCAGGCCGGCAAGGACTTCTACGACGTCACCGACGAAGATGTGCGCGGCAAGTGGGCCGTGTTCTTCTTCTATCCGGCCGACTTCACCTTCGTCTGCCCGACCGAGCTCGAAGACCTCGGCGAGCATTACGAAATGCTCCAGAAGCTGGACGTCGAAGTCTACGGCGTGTCGACCGACACCCACTTCAGCCACAAGGCATGGCACGACACCTCGGAAAAGATCGGCAAGCTGAATTTCCCGTTCCTGGGCGACCAGAACCACGAGCTGGCCAAGAACTTCGACGTGCTGCGTGAAGGCGTCGGCCTGGCCGATCGCGCCACCTTCGTCGTCGATCCGGACGGCGTGATCCAGCTGGTCGAGCAGACCTGCGAAGGCGTCGGCCGCAATGCCAACGAACTGGTCCGCAAGATCCGCGCCGCCCAGTACGTGCGCAACAATCCCGGCCAGGTCTGCCCGGCAGCTTGGGAAGAAGGCAGCGAAACGCTGGCTCCCTCGCTCGACCTCGTCGGCAAGATTTAA